From Halorubrum salinarum, one genomic window encodes:
- a CDS encoding ATP-binding protein yields MERFVDRDAELDQLTACYDSETADFVVIYGRRRLGKSELVRQSIADREDAVYYQAVESTAQNQREQFVETVTAQFPSLQNVRRDWEVLLEALGTEDAVVVIDEFPFLIGEDESLPSRIQRVWDTELRDTGMTLVLVGSSISVMEDKVLSGSAPLYGRRTATIDLEPLSVGDAREFFPGYDPETAIAAWSIYGGTPYYLQTIDPDQQLGTNVQRAILSERGLLYSEPEFLLRTELRHPNTYFSILRALAHGRRTPNEIAGMTGVESGSLSTYLQKLRRLRLVERHIPVTESPTSSKRGRYRIAAPLFRFWFRFVYGNQDQLRLLGDDAYDELVAPELADYVSPLFERLCQQSLPALIDRQFTDLGQWWFKEHELDVLGLTDEGPVAGECKFTSRPVSEGVLADLERTASEVRWGAEPADGAALYVLFSRSGYTDDLERAADARDDIRLFDLPDVIATGGRQ; encoded by the coding sequence ATGGAACGATTTGTTGATCGGGACGCCGAACTCGATCAACTCACGGCCTGTTACGACTCCGAGACGGCGGACTTCGTCGTGATCTACGGCCGTCGTCGTCTCGGGAAAAGCGAGCTCGTCCGCCAGTCAATCGCCGATCGGGAGGACGCGGTCTACTACCAGGCAGTCGAGTCCACCGCGCAAAACCAGCGCGAGCAGTTCGTCGAGACCGTCACTGCGCAGTTCCCCTCGCTACAAAACGTTCGCCGTGACTGGGAGGTGCTTCTCGAAGCATTGGGTACAGAGGACGCTGTCGTCGTAATCGACGAGTTCCCGTTCCTTATCGGCGAGGATGAGTCACTCCCGTCTCGGATCCAACGCGTCTGGGACACGGAACTACGGGACACCGGAATGACGCTCGTGCTCGTCGGGTCGTCGATCAGCGTCATGGAAGACAAGGTGCTCTCCGGAAGCGCACCGCTGTACGGGCGCCGAACGGCGACGATCGACCTCGAACCGCTCTCAGTCGGCGACGCCCGCGAGTTCTTCCCGGGGTACGACCCGGAGACTGCGATCGCCGCGTGGTCGATTTACGGCGGCACGCCGTACTACCTCCAGACGATTGACCCCGACCAACAGTTAGGAACGAACGTTCAACGAGCGATCCTGTCGGAGCGTGGGCTCCTATACTCCGAGCCCGAGTTTCTGCTCCGGACCGAGCTCCGGCACCCGAACACGTACTTCAGTATCCTCCGGGCGCTCGCACACGGCCGTCGAACGCCGAACGAAATCGCGGGTATGACTGGCGTCGAGTCAGGGTCGCTCAGCACGTATCTCCAGAAGCTCCGCCGCCTCCGGCTCGTCGAACGCCACATCCCCGTGACGGAGTCACCGACATCGTCGAAACGCGGGCGGTATCGTATCGCCGCGCCGCTGTTCCGGTTCTGGTTCCGGTTCGTGTATGGGAACCAAGATCAGCTCCGCTTGCTCGGCGACGACGCGTACGACGAACTCGTGGCACCGGAGCTCGCGGATTACGTGAGTCCGTTGTTCGAACGGCTCTGTCAGCAGTCGCTCCCGGCACTCATCGACCGACAGTTCACGGACCTCGGGCAGTGGTGGTTCAAAGAACACGAGTTAGACGTGCTCGGGCTTACCGACGAGGGACCCGTCGCAGGCGAGTGTAAGTTCACCTCGCGCCCCGTGAGCGAAGGCGTCCTCGCAGACCTCGAACGGACGGCGTCAGAGGTACGGTGGGGAGCGGAACCGGCAGATGGGGCGGCACTATACGTCTTATTCAGCCGCTCCGGGTACACCGATGATCTGGAGCGCGCCGCCGACGCCCGTGACGATATCCGTCTCTTCGACCTGCCGGACGTAATCGCTACTGGAGGGAGGCAGTGA
- a CDS encoding ABC transporter substrate-binding protein, whose product MKYGGAVVGGTLLAGCTGSSDDGATPDQSETTTETPSETGGENGSETETSTSEPSYTADLSPVGTVSLEEPPTNVFTHFPWFPDMASALGQGGSVNYLWWDGTVAGLKYFTAGFDDFEIEWADNAGEYGFAKEQLYELDSDLHLVDPSWVTTQENWTRNDIDEVANNVGPWLGNYYSSYHATPSEEWADGYEYYSLWDLFDRVATLYGERERYEALASVHDDLLGTIEDGLPAESDRPTTAYLSISEDLSAIYMLRLNAPGYFNAHTRPLGAVDAFGGEEFSGAFKQVDLEALLEADPDVILALWTVTDTFDFGTLTQNLADDPVGGELSAVQNDRVYPQGTRWQGPLMNLFQLEMTAKELYPDQFGEWPTDDDTDAYPEFTDDERLFNHQRVEDIINGDI is encoded by the coding sequence ATGAAGTACGGCGGAGCGGTTGTTGGCGGGACGCTACTCGCCGGCTGTACCGGTAGTTCGGATGACGGAGCGACGCCTGACCAGTCAGAGACAACAACAGAGACACCATCGGAGACAGGGGGAGAGAACGGGAGTGAGACCGAAACCTCAACGTCCGAGCCGAGTTACACGGCCGATCTCTCACCTGTCGGCACGGTAAGCTTAGAAGAACCCCCGACAAACGTATTTACCCATTTCCCATGGTTTCCGGACATGGCCAGTGCGCTCGGCCAGGGCGGATCCGTCAACTATCTCTGGTGGGACGGAACGGTCGCGGGCCTCAAGTACTTCACCGCCGGGTTCGACGACTTCGAGATCGAGTGGGCCGATAACGCGGGAGAGTATGGTTTCGCGAAAGAGCAGCTGTACGAGCTCGACAGCGACCTCCACCTCGTCGACCCGTCGTGGGTGACGACGCAAGAGAACTGGACTCGAAACGACATCGACGAGGTCGCTAACAATGTCGGGCCGTGGCTCGGGAATTACTACAGCAGCTACCACGCCACCCCGTCTGAGGAGTGGGCTGACGGGTACGAGTACTACTCGTTGTGGGACCTGTTCGATCGCGTTGCCACTCTGTACGGGGAGCGAGAGCGGTACGAAGCGCTCGCATCTGTTCACGACGACCTCCTCGGGACCATCGAGGACGGACTTCCAGCGGAATCGGACCGACCGACCACGGCGTACCTCTCTATCTCGGAGGACCTGTCGGCGATCTATATGCTCCGGCTGAACGCCCCGGGATATTTCAACGCCCACACTCGGCCGCTCGGTGCGGTCGACGCCTTCGGTGGCGAGGAGTTCTCGGGGGCGTTCAAACAGGTCGACCTAGAGGCGCTGCTTGAGGCGGACCCGGACGTGATACTTGCACTGTGGACCGTCACCGACACCTTCGACTTCGGAACGCTAACACAGAATCTCGCGGACGACCCCGTCGGCGGCGAGTTATCCGCTGTTCAGAACGACCGAGTGTACCCGCAGGGAACCCGGTGGCAAGGGCCGCTGATGAACCTCTTCCAACTCGAGATGACCGCCAAGGAGCTTTACCCCGATCAGTTCGGGGAGTGGCCAACCGACGACGACACCGACGCGTACCCCGAGTTCACGGACGACGAGCGGCTGTTCAACCACCAGCGCGTCGAGGATATCATCAACGGCGACATCTGA